The following DNA comes from Vigna radiata var. radiata cultivar VC1973A chromosome 4, Vradiata_ver6, whole genome shotgun sequence.
TTCTATGGCAACATACTACGGACATAACAACAACGTTAGCACCAAAAAGacatatactaaaataaaaggTTTCATGAGATGGGAAGAGACAAACCTTGCAAAGTTGGTCGATTGAGAGAGTAGGTTTGCAGTTAAGGTATGGCCTTGACAAATTTGGCACTCTTTCTTCCTCAAAAGAGACAAGTTTGATACAGATGTCCAGCtgaaattaggtttaaaaatcaTTGTACATATAAGattaattgttttagtttgaAAACTGATAATCAGAATagtgaaaataaaaacgaaTATGGAGAAGAGATGATAACATGCTTTTGACCTACTGTTCAACTGAAGGCTTATATCCACATAAATAATATGTATAATAagatgttaatttaattgttttttatagtttatacCTAAgttttaaggatattttaatagaaaTCAACCAAAAAGTCCTAAATAACTAAAGGTCTGCATGCATTTATAAGGGTTTCCTTGTCCAACCCTATCAtggaaataataaaatgacaatttcatgaataaatagtgaaaaaaaactttttctacAAGTTGTTCAAACTATGAAATCCTTGAACtatataatgtaaatatatgAGTTTATATATTAATGAGAAAATAGAGAGATACATATAGGTTTAAAGAAAGAAGTACCTCATGATCATTTTGGTTGGAGTTTTGGAGATGATCAATGAATCTCCCGAGGCGATTGCTCCTCAAAGCAGCAGCATGTCTAGCATTGGTATTGGTGTGACTCCTGAGGCCAAATCGCCCCCATACAAGTTTATCAGATGAGGTAATGAGACTTTGAATTGTTCCACCTGCAACTGTGCTTGCATTAATCTCTTGCTGAGAGCTTTGTGGCTGTATCTGTAACGCAGCAAAGTTACTGACAGGTATGACTTGTGTATCTCTCTCTTCGGCAATAGGAGGCAATGGCATATCCCTGCTAGAACTAGATTCTGAAAATGCAATTGCATTTCTTGCACTTCTTCTCAGTGTCTGAGTTGCACTCCTTGAGTATTTATCTTTTGACCTAGATgttgcagcagcagcagcagcctTCTTTCCCAGTGCCTCATTTTGTCGTTCAAGAGTCTTGCCATAAGCTTCTTGCATTGACTTCCAAATCACAAAAACACCTCAATTGTCACAAttacaaacacaattaaaaggTCTTGTGGGAAAAACTTTGAAGGAACTGTGAGTAATTCCTAAGGAatgaattttaaacttatatcaactttataaataatatgatgAAATTTATATTCACGTATATATTCTGTAAACTGGTTTTATCACTTGTACGAAATTTCCAATGTAATTAAAGGATTTTTAAGAGTTTGAGTGAATATGTGACCACGTGGGCACATCAATTGGTGACTATATTCTTCCTAACTGTTAAAGTTTATATATTagaaacttaatttttaaacctaattaaacttcacaaaattagtttttaaaatgaagtttacatcttcttatatatattataaagactTCCAAcattataagaaattataaaattgtttagaattattaaataagaaaaaaaagtcattgATTAAGTTGCCTGAGTTAAAAGTTCTGATTTCAGTGTATATACCCACATAACTAAATACTAAATACAAGTATAGGTTGGCTACTCCTGCATTAACTAAAGCAGTTCAGAGGATTAGTATAGGAGAAACAAAATTAAGGAAAACTAACGTATAAATCTCACCTTTATATTATTCTTTGCATCATCCGAAAAAGCCATTTCCTGGGTCAAAAACTTCTAATGAGTTTTTTCCATTTTGAAAATGCAAAACAAGACAATGTGCAAAACATGATATTATTACCTTTTCCTCGTATTTATCAATGTTTGGATAAAGGATAGCAATTATTGCATCAAAGACGATGTCTTCCCTTAGCGATCTTCGGCTTGAACAATGAGTACGACAAGCAGGGCATTCATTGTTACTGCAACAAAACCATtccttgttttgaaaattataaatgaaaaagaaaaagaaaataaaaatttgcaaATATGCACAATCATCAAGTTTATATCTAAACAAAAAATGGTGGTTGTTTGAGGATAAACCCGAGGCGAAAGGATTTCTCTATGCACTCCTTGCAAAAGCGATGCAAGCATTCCATGACAGTTCTTGTATTTCGAATGATCCCTACACATATAAGACCCGTCATCAAAATAGAGAACAACATAACAAGTTAGATTATACTGTAACAATAACATATGATGAAGAGGGTCAGAGGAGGAAATTTAAAGGCAGAAAGCAAGGACAAATGAGTAAAGAAATTGAAGGACTGGTGACACAATCTCAGAAAGCTGACATTGAAGGAAAAGGAAAACGTGTGAAGCAACCCGATACATGTTTGGAAGGGTATCTTTGGGAAGGAAATTAGTTATATAGCAGAGGATGGGGTAGGAGAGAGTAGACAATGATTGAAAATATTTCTCTTCCTCTCTGATTGAATTCTTCTGTTGCTTTTCTGTTGCTCACTTTTTGGCAAAGGTAACACGTTGTACCTTTTGCtttattttccaaattaaaGGCAGACACCGACCCTTAGTCGGTGGCTTTTTTTTCCTGGTGTTTCGGTTTCGGTACTTGGTTGTGCTTATCTTGTCGCATTAATtcctatatatattacatttggTGTTTTCATCACCTCCACCATGGCTGCGAGTACATCTTTACCTGAGCTTTCCCAAATCCTGAAAATCCTTGAGAAATGCGATCGTGACCATGCCCGTGAGATGACAGAGCTGCgaaatgaaattgaagattTCAAAGCACATCTTCAAGGTGGGGGACAAAACTCAAGAGGGTTTACACATCCCTTACAAGTGCGGAATGTGAAGCTGGATTTCCCTAAATTCGACGGTTCGGAGGTCCTTCAATGGATTTTTCGTGCGAAGCAATTCTTCGAGTATTATAACACCCCAGATGAACAACACATTGTGATTGCAGCGACCTACTTTGAGAAAAATGTAGTGCCATGGTACCAAAAGATGCAGAGAACCAATCCAATCCTTTCTTGGAACACTCTGGTCAGGTCACTCGAACTTGAATTTGGTCCTTCTCCATTTGATTTACCTAGATCAACACTCTTCAAACTCATACAAACAGGGCCAGTAAATGATTATTACGTGGAATTTACTAGCCTTGCTAATCGTATTTATGGTGTTAGTGCAGAAGCACTGTTGGACTATTTTGTAAGCGATCTTAAATCTGACATTAAACATGAGGTTATCGCTCAAGCACCTAGCTCTATATTGAAGGCCATCTCCTTAGCTCgcttatttgaagaaaaatatactgTCAAAACCAGATCTCCCTTTGTCAGTTACAATAGACAGACTCATACCAATACCTCCAATCAATCCTACACTAATCCTACGCAACAACCCATTTTTGCCACACCAAACACCAAACACAATGCTGCACCATTCAGAAACAGTACCATTAAGAAAATGTCTCCTTCTGAAATGCAATATCGAAGAGAAAGAGGCTTATGCTTCACCTGCGATGACAAATTCTCTGCCACACATTATTCCCCAAATAGATAGTACTTGATTATGCAGcttgatgaggaggaggatgagAAAGACGAAGGTGCACGTAAGGCGGATATGGTTAACCTGGAAGAAGAATTCACACACCATTTAtcctttaatattaaaaggattAGCTAGTGCTGGTACAATGAGGTTCATTGGCAAGATTGTAGGAAAAGAGGTTCAGATACTACTTGACAGTGACAGTAGTGATAATTTCTTGCAACCTAAATTGGCCAAGTTTCTTAAGTTACCGGTGGAACCTGCTTCAGGTCTTCAAGTGTTAGTTGGTAATGAAAACACCTTATCCACTGAGGGCAAGATTTCCGAGCTGCAAGTACAGGTGCAGGGTCAGATTCTCAGCCTCCCAGTGTATTTACTATCAATCTCTGGTGCTGATTTGGTTTAAGGGGCAGCATGACTAGCTACCTTGGGGCCACACATTGCTGATTATAGCTACTTGACCATTAAATTTCACAAGGATAAAAACTGGTAACCTTAGTCGGTGAAAAACAGAAACATGTGGGGTTAACCCAATTTCATCAGTTGAAGAGATTGAGCCGCACTCAGAGTATTGCTGAGATATTTACTCTACAACTATGCTCCACTTTTACTGACTATGACCAATGGCCAAACTGTCTTAAGGATATGGATCCAGAGATAACACTTTTACTAGATACTTCTAGAGGAATATTTGCTAAACTCGTTGGATTGCCTCCTCCACGATCTCAGGATCATAAAATTCCCTTAATCCATGGTAGTGATGCAGTGAAAGTCAGACCCTATAAATACCCACATAGTTAGAAACAACAAATAGAGATAATGGTGAAAGAGATGCTTGAAGAAGGGATAATTGCTCCAAGTTCTAgtcctttttcttctccaatAATTTTGGTCAAGAAAAAAGATGGGACGTGGAGATTTTGCACTGATTATAGGGCCTTGAATGCCATCACAGTGAAGGATAGCTTTCCAATTCCCACTGTCGAAGAACTTTTGGATGAATTGTTTGGAGCTAAGTATTTTTCTAAGCTGGATTTGCGAGCTGGTTATCATCAAATTCTAGTGAATGAAGGAGATAGATACAAAACAACCTTTAGAACTCATCAAGGTCATTATGAGTGGTTAGTTATGCCATTCGGGTTAACCAACGCTCTTGTCACATTTCAGAACCTCACGAATGATATATTCCAAGGGCTATTGAGAAAATCAGTTTTGGTGTTCTTTGATGATATCTTGGTCTATAGTCCATCTTGGACAACCCACTTGCATCATTTACAACAAGTATTACAGATTCTGGAAGATCATGTGTTGTATGCAAAATTGTCAAAGTCTTCATTTGGGCTAGAACAAGTAGACTATTTGGGACATATTGTTTCTAACAATGGAGTGCAAATGGAAGCTAACAAAGTTCAAGCTGTGTTGCAATGGCCGGTGCCAAAAACTATTAAACAACTCCGAGGGTTCTTAGGTCTCACAGGCTATTATAGACGGTTTATTAGAGGATATGCCACAATTGTTAATCCTTTAACCAACTtattaaagaaggaaaaatttaaATGGTCAAATGAAGCATCTAATGCCTTTATGTCCTTGAAATAGGCCATTACCACCGCACCAGTGTTGTCATTGCCCGACTTTTCTCAACCATTTGTGCTTGAGACTGACGCATCCGGGTCAGGTATTGGGGCAGTCTTGAGCCAGCACAAACATCCTATTGCCTTCTTCTCAAAGAAATTGTCCACAAGATTAGCCAAGCAGTCAGCCTATACACGGGAATTTTATGCGATAACCGAAGCCATTGCTAAGTTTCGACATTATCTGTTGGGTCACAAGTTCATAATTTGAACTGATCAAAAGAGTTTGAAATCACTCATGGACCAATCCTTGCAGACCCCCGAGCAGCAGGCGTGGCTGCCCAAATTGTTGGGATATGATTTCACTATCGAATACAAACCAGGAAAGGAAAATCTGGCTGCGGATGCACTTTCCTGATCATTCTTCATGGCTTGTTCTCAAGTTACTAATGATTTAATACCAACGATTCAAGTCGCCTTGCCTTCAGATCCAGATCTGCAATCCATTATTGCTGAGTGTTCTCAAGGACAATTGGTTCATCCTCATTACTCTTAGTTAGGTGGCGTGTTATATTGGAAAGAACGAAATGTAGTTCCAAATGAACAAGCTATCCGAGACCAAATTCTTAGTGAATACCACTCATCTCCAATTGGCGGTCACTCTGGTATTGGGAGGACAATCGCAAGAGTTTCAACTCAATTCTTTTGGAAGAATATGTACAAAGGCGTTACTGCTTTTGTCCAACGGTGCATGGTTTGCCAACAAGCCAAAACTTCAACGACCTTACCTGCGGGATTGTTGCAGCCCTTACCAATTCCTCACCAAATTTGGGAAGACATCACCATGGACTTCATAATCAGGTTGCCACCATTTGAGGGATTTATAGTCATCTTTGTGATTGTCGATAGATTATCCAAGTATGCCCATTTCGCACCACTCAAGTCTGATTTCAACAGTAAAAACGTAGCAGAAGTGTTTCTCTCTACCGTGGTTAAACTTCATGGGTTTCCAAACTCAATTGTGTTAGATAAAGATAAGGTCTTCACTAGCTCCTTTTGGCAACATCTTCTTAAGCTTAGTGGCACCACATTAAACCTCAGTACTGCTTACCACCCTCAATCTGATGGCAATCTGAAGTGGTAAACAAATGCTTAGAGATGTACTTGAGATGTTTCACTTATGAAAATCCCAAAGCTTGGCTCAGATTTCTACCATAGGCAGAATTTTGGTACAATACCTCATATCATCACAGTACTCAAATGACACCTTTCAGAATAGTTTATGGTAGAGACCCACCCACACTTCTCAAGTACCAGTACTCATCAATAGACCCCCCTTCAATCCAAGAAATGTTGTAGCAACGAGATATTGTTTTGGCTCAATTAAAGTTGAATTTGCTTAAGGCTTAGGAAAGGATGAAGAAATATGCAGATCAGAAGAGAGTTCATCGAGAATTTGAGGTTGGAGATTCTGTGTTGGTTAAGTTATAACCATATAGACAACACTCTGTGGCCTTGCGCAAGAATCAAAAGTTAGGCCTCTAATATTTTGGACCTTTTCCTATTGTGCAGAAAATTGGCACAGTTGCTTACAAACTTCTTTTGCCTCCTCATGCGAAAATACACCCTATTTTTCACGTTTCTCAGCTGAAACTATTTAAGGGAGCCACAAATGTTGTTTATGTTCCCTTACCTCTCCCGACAGCTATAGAAGGCCCTGTATTAAAACCGTTCAAAGTGCTCAAACAAAGGGAAATTATGAGAGGTGCAACAACCATTCCTCAGATACTGGTTCAATGGGAAGGTTTAGGGGCACATGAAGCAACTTAGGAAGACAAGGCAAACATAATTACAGGTTATCCAGAGtttaaccttgaggacaaggtttgTTTTAAAGGGAGGAGCATTGTAACAATAACAGATGATGAAGAGGGTCAAAGGAGGAAATTTAAAGGCAGAAAGCAAGGACAAAAGAGTCAAGAAATTGAAGGACAGGTGGCACCATCTCATGAAGCTGACATTGAAGGAAAAGGAAAACGTGTGAAGCAACCCAATACACGTTTGGAAGGGTATCTTTGGAATGGAAATTAGTTATATAGCAGAAGATGGGGTTGGAGAGGATAGATAATGATTGAAAAGGTTTCTCTTCCTCTCTGATTGAATTCTTCTGTTTCTTTTCTGTTGCTCACTTTTTGGCAAAGGTAACATGTTGTACCTTGTGCtttattttccaaattaaaGACAGACACCGACCTTTAGTCggtggctttttttttttttttctgatgttTCGATTTTGATGCTTAGTTGTTTTGTCGCATTAATtcctatatatattacatatacaTTGTATCCTATCACgctttaagaaattttaatttaaattattcgtAGTTTTAGGTATCTTTTCTGTGTGTTTTATACatgcaataatattttttatgcagTTCTACGAATTTTGTGGACTGAATCTTAGCCAAGAAATCAAATTCTAGGTGGTGTTATTATTATGCTTTAGAGATTTTaccaaataaataatacattttacagtaattaaattatatttagatttatatgGGTTTTTAGAACTAGACTTTTACAATAGGTTTTTATATTTGCCTCtatgaaagatgaagaagatgttTCATATAAGAGACTAAAAAAGAATTCAACATAGGGCACAATTACACCAACTATACATACCATTATATTTCCGTTCtctaaaaataatgtttatacaTACCAAGGCAAATTGGGCATTCGACATCCTTTCGTAGGTCTTCCAGGTCTAAAGGATACAAcctataaaaaacaaaatttaggaCATTATTAAAACTCAAAGTCTTAAAAATTgacacattttatttaattatatagttttttttctcGTAgcttgaaaatatatattaaattcattaaaaatgataaataaaaagaaaccagAGACAATAATCAGTACAcaatatagagaaaaataattctaatggaAATGATCCAAATACAAGTTTCACATTAGACaagaaagacaaaattaaatattatataaaaaatattgataaattttattattttaaaattttaagttaaaaatgatGTCAAATTTCTTATGTTTgttagattaaaattatatatatatatatatatatatatatatatatatatcaatttggTTTCTATGACACACACTTGAAAATAtcgtttatttaaaattgagacATTTAGTATCATATTTTGGAAAAGATACTAATAATAAATCTTTTAGCAAGGTATATGAGACATgactatatatattaaacaagtaTCACAACAAACTTATCGGGGATTTCATCtagagaaaaaatgaaaagaaaaagaaaaataattaaacttttctaTAAAACGAAATTATCTTTTACACAagttaaattatgaatttaaagTTCTAAGAGAATTTGGACAAGTTATGCAtaactaattttagtttataaagaataaaattatgcCTAAGAAGCAAACTAGTAAAAATACTCAAGTTGGAGTTAAAAAATACTCTGTTATAAATTTCCATGAGAGTTTAAGAGATTTTATAGGAGTTACATTATGTACTAGTATAAGATAGAAGTAGAAGtaaataatacttatataaTCAAGATTAATTTAGTGTGATAAActtgaaggaaaaataaataactcaaGTGGAGTACGTAGGtacaaaaatgaattttgtcTTATTATCTATTACATTTGTATATTGTTTACTATGCTAAACATTTGAATTCAagttttgtgaaaattgttttaTCAAAAGCCTTTTTAAAAGAATAGATGCTTTTTTATTATACCAATTACTATGTATTTTCCAGCaattacaacaaaaaaaaagtttaaactttatttaaccCCTTTTAGTGCTAacatattatttcaaattatttgtataattcCTTGCAAATATGAAgttaagtaaataattattctaagtaattttttttccctAAAGAAAATAACCAAAATCCAACAAGCTATACAAAACTTCCCAACACTAAGAAGagcaataaaaaagaatataatggTAAAAATTTCCAAAGAGAACACAgatttgcaatttttttattaataaaattaataaaagccTAAACAACATTTTGGAAGAACCCTTCCAAATCAAACATGCATACACTCTATATTGTTAACATATGGCTTTAATAGCCCATGAGATTGAATAAGTTATACAAATTTTGAATAGAATTCTTTATTTAACTTCTCCATTTGATAATGAAAACTTGTCTTTCAAAGAAATGGtgaaaatttgtcaaaaataaattcatgcataaatataactaaagattgatttacataaaataattcacCAAAAGAGAATTCTTTCTCtcatgaagaaaacaaaatattagaaTCATTACattcatcttaaaaaaaaaatatttttgataactgagaaaaaatccaaaattttggATGAATTGATACGTAGAGCTGAAACAAGATTGGAAAACCAAAATAAGATCAATGGAGTAAATGCAAGTGAAGTTCTCAATCTGTATCTTTTTTGAAGGAGAGTTTATGCAATTTTACAATAGGAgctgaattttgaagtaaagaaataaaacatgaTAATGTGTGACATTAAGGCTTTAGATTATTGTCTTGTTCtcttatcttttgtttctttcatcaTCAATAGCTTGAAATATTCATAGAATCCTATTATATCTATTCTTTAttgttgatataaaaaaatgaagatttgattTACAATTCAAGAAACTAAAATTGCACAATTATAGTATAGAAGACAAATATTTCAATTAGGATTATTTCAAGAAACTAAgacattatttaattatcattacttcatttatgattaaaatattgaacCTTTATTAAGATTTTTGTGCATATATTGACACAAATTGTAAAACAATAACACAATTAATTATGGTATAATTAACCAAGTtcagactaataaaataaattcatagaacaacaaataaattataaagtttgagaaaatatataaaaatgagaaattaaatttaataaaataggaAATAGGTAATAACAATTGGACTAACATACACTTCATCATCGTCTTCAATCCCCAATTGACTTGTAAGACCTACAAAAACATGTAAGAGAAGAGAAggtaaacaaaaaataatccaaCAACTACACTATCATCAACACTCATAACAATCAAACTAATACaagcaataataaaaataaaacagaatcaTAAGCAATGAAAGTCAAGGACTAAAAAAATCCACATATATAGAATAGATCCTTAAatgataacaaaatttaatgttttaaattgcAATCATGATTTAAATTTCACCATTGTTTTTTAACTTtgtaagaaattgaaaatacaCCTATCTCATACCcctaaacaaaagaaaaaaaaaaacaaaatagggGCATCATGACTGAAAAATCTCAATAATTGACCATTATCGAAAAAATTAGACAGTAAttaagcaaaaaagaaaaagaaaactaacctTTGGGTGCATTTTGACGAAGCTTTTGcttgtttttcttattattcaTAGGGTTAACCTTGGTTTAGAGGTTCAATTGTGTTCTATAGAATCACTTCTCTAATATatgtgaagaaagaaaagaataggTGGTAGAAACAAGAGAAAAGTGACAAGGAAATGGTGAgacttttactattttatacaTGATTACCCCGATAACATACCTTGTTAGGGTTGGTGTGTTGTGCACTCGAGTTCTCTTAACCAATGAAACTTTGACACAAAAGTCTATTCATCATCGTTATGGTCCATCTGATGAATTTAATATTACCAccaatcttatttttatttacatttttattttagttgtggTTTccattaactttatttttatttattattttaatatttattgacattgttattttatatattattggcCTCAAATTAACATACCTTGTAAGGATTAATGTTTTGTACTCTTATTTTAGTCAATAAAACTTTAACACAAAAATTTGTTCCCTATGGTTATAG
Coding sequences within:
- the LOC106758315 gene encoding putative E3 ubiquitin-protein ligase RING1b, with product MTGLICVGIIRNTRTVMECLHRFCKECIEKSFRLGNNECPACRTHCSSRRSLREDIVFDAIIAILYPNIDKYEEKSMQEAYGKTLERQNEALGKKAAAAAATSRSKDKYSRSATQTLRRSARNAIAFSESSSSRDMPLPPIAEERDTQVIPVSNFAALQIQPQSSQQEINASTVAGGTIQSLITSSDKLVWGRFGLRSHTNTNARHAAALRSNRLGRFIDHLQNSNQNDHELDICIKLVSFEEERVPNLSRPYLNCKPTLSIDQLCKYVAIETLLQTEEIELYVVKGCEPDFVSGHEKFVADKYETRFLGRGDQTLAEIIENNLSFGHLVIAYKRKKWNLNEVLSSSGSE